The following proteins are co-located in the Besnoitia besnoiti strain Bb-Ger1 chromosome Unknown contig00007, whole genome shotgun sequence genome:
- a CDS encoding nmda receptor glutamate-binding chain (encoded by transcript BESB_070430) produces the protein MDTKSERSVATGVGPVPTGRTSSFYDPEIGGAARTAQEEIDEKIFTKEIRQGFIRKVYGIIAMQLIATAGVTALFLFVKPVQAWFLLHGQPVMIAASVLLLVTSIPLVCCESASRRFPVNYLLLFVFTVAESVLVGAITSHYSEKTVLIAVAGTAAITIGLSLFACQVKYDFTSWVGILFILMLNLMIFGLFCFILPKWAQILYSSLALLVFSIYLVVDTQLVIGRGKLRLSEDDYIVAALMIYVDIITIFLHLLRLVAAATDNN, from the exons ATGGACACAAAGTCTGAGCGTTCAGTGGCCACGGGCGTCGGCCCCGTACCGACCGGGCGGACTTCTTCTTTTTATGACCCCGAGATcggaggagctgcgaggACGGCACAAGAAGAGATAGACGAGAAGATTTTCACCAAGGAGATTCGGCAAGGGTTCATACG AAAAGTCTATGGGATTATCGCGATGCAGCTGATCGCTACGGCCGGCGTCACCGCGCTCTTCCTGTTCGTCAAACCCGTTCAGGCGTGGTTTCTGCTCCATGGCCAGCCTGTCATGATCGCTGCTTCGG TTCTGCTTCTTGTCACTTCGATTCCGCTGGTGTGTTGCGAATCCGCATCCCGCCGATTTCCAGTCAACTACTTGCTGCTGTTTGTCTTCACGGTGGCGGAGTCAgtcctcgtcggcgcgaTAACGTCGCACTACAGCGAGAAGACGGTGTTGATTGCGGTAGCTGGCACTGCGGCGATCACTATCGGCTTGTCGCTCTTTGCGTGCCAAGTGAAGTATGACTTCACGTCCTGGGTCGGCATTCTCTTCATCCTCATGCTGAATCTGATGATCTTCGGGTTGTTCTGCTTCATCCTTCCTAAGTGGGCACAGATCCTGTATTccagcctcgccctccttgtCTTCTCGATCTACCTAGTCGTCGACACGCAGCTCGTGATAGGCCGCGGGAAGCTGCGGCTGAGCGAAGACGACTAcatcgtcgccgcgctcatGATCTACGTCGACATCATCACCATCTTTTTGCACCTTCTGCGCCTTGtggccgcggcgacagatAACAATTAA